From one Leptospiraceae bacterium genomic stretch:
- a CDS encoding YdcF family protein, with the protein MNLFFYLSKLLTIFLFPLPLCILFALFLILFKIKGAKNKFLSFLPIGLLYLASSFPVCQALISSLEEDFPPTAIENTTKADVIVVLGGMINTLSAYPERVELLSSGDRLTDSILLYKAGRAEQILFTGGSGILFEQEIKEAGFAKKFLISFGVPENKILIESESRNTFENALYTKKILEEKKMNRIILVTSAFHMKRSFAIFKKLGLEVIPFPTDYRALNMGLNFDAFVPSTGALDTTTLAIKEWIGIIAYEWKGYM; encoded by the coding sequence TTTTCCTCTTCCCACTTCCGCTTTGTATTTTATTTGCTCTTTTTCTGATTCTTTTTAAAATCAAAGGTGCAAAGAATAAATTTCTTTCCTTTCTTCCCATCGGCTTACTTTATTTAGCTTCAAGCTTTCCCGTTTGCCAGGCTTTAATTTCGAGTCTAGAAGAAGATTTTCCACCAACGGCAATCGAAAACACGACAAAGGCAGATGTGATTGTAGTGCTTGGTGGAATGATCAACACACTAAGTGCTTATCCTGAAAGAGTAGAACTTTTAAGTTCGGGTGATCGGCTAACAGATAGTATACTCTTATACAAAGCGGGAAGGGCAGAGCAGATATTATTTACCGGTGGTTCTGGAATTTTATTTGAGCAGGAAATCAAAGAAGCTGGCTTTGCAAAAAAGTTCTTAATTAGTTTCGGAGTGCCGGAGAATAAAATACTTATAGAATCGGAATCAAGAAATACATTTGAAAATGCACTCTATACGAAAAAGATTCTTGAAGAAAAAAAAATGAATCGTATAATCCTTGTTACCTCCGCATTTCATATGAAGAGGTCTTTTGCTATTTTTAAAAAATTAGGATTAGAGGTAATTCCTTTTCCAACAGATTATCGTGCGCTTAATATGGGGTTGAACTTTGATGCATTTGTCCCCTCTACGGGTGCGCTTGATACGACTACATTAGCAATCAAAGAATGGATTGGAATTATTGCCTATGAATGGAAGGGCTATATGTGA